From the genome of Leptospiraceae bacterium, one region includes:
- a CDS encoding glycoside hydrolase family 57 protein, producing the protein MNSVCFYFEVHQPYRLRKYSFFDIGQFHYFDDDKNREILLKVANKCYKPMNTLLLKLIKKYRGEFKVTFSLTGTVIEQLKQWSPETLDLFKALVDTGHVELLAETYYHSLASIFSENEFREQIQMHIQLLKQEFGYTPTSFRNTELIYNNHIAWVASTMGFVAILTEGTEKILGWRSPNFLYQPKYSPQIRVLLKNYRLSDDIAFRFSNRFWEEYPLTADKFAHWIHNIAGNGHTVNLFMDYETFGEHQWADTGIFEFMEHLPEQIFRHPDFRFATVSEVAKIYPPMGEIDTDHAISWADMERDLSAWMGNSMQRETLHSIYEIESVVKEKGDPYLLEQWRKLLTSDHFYYMSTKFWHDGDVHKYFSPYGTPHEAYVYFMNTLEDLKHRIFGYH; encoded by the coding sequence ATGAATTCCGTATGTTTTTATTTTGAGGTCCATCAACCCTATCGATTGCGAAAATATTCATTTTTTGATATTGGTCAGTTTCATTACTTTGATGATGATAAGAACCGAGAGATACTTCTTAAAGTAGCCAATAAATGCTATAAACCCATGAATACTTTACTATTAAAGCTAATCAAGAAATATCGGGGAGAATTCAAAGTTACCTTTTCCCTCACAGGCACAGTAATCGAACAATTGAAACAGTGGTCTCCCGAAACCTTAGATCTTTTCAAAGCCTTGGTGGATACAGGACATGTGGAACTCTTGGCTGAAACGTATTATCATTCCTTAGCAAGCATTTTCTCCGAAAACGAATTTCGAGAACAAATTCAAATGCACATTCAACTTCTCAAACAAGAATTTGGTTATACCCCAACGTCTTTTCGAAATACAGAGCTGATCTATAATAATCACATTGCTTGGGTGGCTTCAACGATGGGCTTTGTTGCTATCCTAACCGAAGGAACAGAAAAAATCTTAGGATGGCGAAGTCCCAATTTTCTTTACCAACCGAAATATAGTCCACAAATTCGAGTTCTATTGAAGAACTATCGTTTGAGTGATGACATAGCATTTCGTTTTTCCAATCGATTTTGGGAAGAATATCCTTTAACAGCTGATAAATTTGCTCATTGGATTCATAACATTGCAGGCAATGGTCACACCGTAAATCTATTCATGGATTACGAGACTTTTGGAGAACATCAATGGGCAGACACAGGTATCTTTGAATTCATGGAACATCTTCCAGAACAAATCTTTCGACATCCAGATTTTCGATTTGCCACTGTGTCAGAGGTAGCAAAGATTTATCCACCTATGGGAGAGATTGACACCGATCATGCCATATCATGGGCAGACATGGAAAGGGATCTTTCTGCATGGATGGGAAATAGCATGCAACGAGAAACCCTTCATAGCATTTATGAAATCGAATCAGTTGTAAAAGAGAAAGGGGATCCTTATCTTTTAGAACAATGGCGGAAGTTACTTACTTCCGATCACTTTTATTATATGAGCACGAAATTCTGGCATGACGGAGATGTTCATAAATACTTTAGTCCTTATGGTACACCTCATGAAGCTTATGTATACTTCATGAATACTTTAGAAGATTTGAAGCATCGAATTTTTGGTTATCATTAA
- a CDS encoding glycosyltransferase family 4 protein, which translates to MKTKKILMIGWEYPPQIHGGLGIASHGIAKALGELGHKILFVLPRITGHEPKEKNVFVIGVNSKYLPFSKEELQKFLLETLHLQYIDIYQSKFFIPPEELLSSLDISDTYIQTELLEVDKPFYLEGGYGHNLFFEIQAFAEFVARLASKLKSLDLIHAHDWMTFPAALYAKHLTNLPIILHVHATEFDRSGENPNPYVFNLEKYAFEKADAIITVSNYTKSILVEKYGIAPDKIYPVYNAVDFQYVEPKEVRKPIRQKIVLFVGRITFQKGPDYFVRAARKVIERIQNVKFLMVGTGDMYSRMIEMAADLGIGKYFHYTGFVPREKIPEIFKMSDVYVLPSVSEPFGLTVLEALKAGVPVIVSKQAGVSEIVQNAIKVDFWDVEDIANQIIKILEDEEFKHQLKQRLQEDRINEITWYDSARKVEEIYEQVLKEKQKR; encoded by the coding sequence ATGAAGACAAAAAAAATTTTAATGATTGGTTGGGAGTATCCACCTCAAATTCATGGTGGACTTGGCATTGCTTCCCATGGTATTGCGAAAGCATTAGGTGAATTAGGTCATAAGATTTTATTTGTTCTTCCAAGAATCACAGGGCATGAACCCAAAGAAAAAAATGTTTTCGTGATTGGTGTAAATTCCAAGTATTTGCCCTTTAGTAAAGAAGAACTTCAAAAGTTTTTGTTAGAAACTTTACATCTTCAATACATTGATATTTATCAAAGCAAATTTTTTATTCCTCCTGAGGAGCTGTTAAGTTCTCTTGATATTTCTGATACCTATATCCAAACGGAGTTATTGGAAGTCGATAAACCCTTTTATTTGGAAGGTGGTTATGGCCATAATTTGTTTTTTGAAATCCAAGCATTTGCTGAGTTTGTTGCAAGGCTGGCTTCGAAACTCAAATCCTTGGATTTAATTCATGCTCATGATTGGATGACGTTTCCTGCAGCACTGTATGCAAAACACTTAACGAATCTTCCCATCATTTTACATGTTCACGCCACTGAGTTCGATCGTTCAGGAGAAAATCCGAATCCCTATGTGTTTAACTTGGAAAAATATGCTTTTGAAAAAGCCGATGCCATCATTACGGTAAGTAATTATACAAAATCAATTTTGGTAGAAAAATATGGGATTGCTCCTGATAAAATTTATCCTGTATATAATGCTGTGGATTTTCAATACGTAGAACCTAAAGAAGTTCGAAAACCTATCCGACAAAAAATCGTTCTTTTTGTTGGAAGGATTACTTTTCAAAAAGGCCCTGATTATTTTGTTCGTGCCGCAAGAAAAGTAATCGAGCGAATCCAAAACGTTAAGTTTTTGATGGTTGGCACAGGAGACATGTATTCTCGAATGATTGAAATGGCAGCAGACCTTGGAATTGGAAAATATTTTCATTATACTGGTTTTGTTCCTCGAGAGAAAATCCCAGAAATTTTCAAGATGAGTGATGTGTATGTTTTGCCTTCAGTCTCAGAACCCTTTGGTTTGACCGTTTTAGAAGCATTAAAGGCTGGTGTCCCTGTGATTGTTTCGAAACAAGCGGGAGTTTCAGAAATAGTTCAAAATGCTATAAAAGTGGATTTCTGGGATGTAGAAGACATCGCGAATCAAATCATCAAAATACTCGAAGATGAAGAGTTTAAACATCAATTAAAACAAAGGCTTCAAGAAGATCGTATCAACGAAATTACTTGGTATGATAGCGCAAGAAAAGTAGAAGAAATTTATGAACAAGTTTTAAAAGAAAAACAAAAACGATGA